One genomic segment of Pseudomonas fortuita includes these proteins:
- a CDS encoding HAD family hydrolase: MQQQNILFDLDGTLTDPRLGITRSIQYALAKLGIDEPDLTRLEHFIGPPLLQAFMQFYSFDEAKAWDAVNFYRERFRVTGLYENLVFQGVPELLEALNGQGRTLYIATSKPWEFAREIARHFAFDQHFKVIYGSELDGTRTNKVELIRHLLDEEGLDPAQTLMIGDRKHDLIGARSNGLQAVAVGYGFGSREELMAEEPAYHFATLAEMHQAFIKA, encoded by the coding sequence ATGCAACAGCAAAACATCCTCTTCGACCTCGACGGCACCCTGACCGACCCACGCCTGGGCATCACCCGCTCGATCCAGTATGCCCTGGCCAAGCTGGGCATCGACGAGCCGGACCTGACCCGCCTCGAGCACTTCATCGGCCCACCCCTGCTGCAGGCCTTCATGCAGTTCTACAGCTTCGACGAAGCAAAGGCTTGGGACGCGGTGAACTTCTACCGGGAGCGTTTCCGCGTCACCGGCCTTTACGAGAACCTGGTGTTCCAAGGTGTGCCTGAGTTGCTTGAAGCCCTTAACGGGCAGGGCCGCACGCTGTATATCGCCACTTCCAAACCGTGGGAATTCGCCCGCGAAATCGCCCGGCATTTCGCTTTCGACCAACACTTCAAGGTGATCTACGGCAGTGAACTGGACGGCACGCGTACCAACAAGGTCGAGCTGATTCGCCATCTGCTGGATGAAGAAGGACTGGACCCGGCGCAGACCCTGATGATCGGCGACCGCAAACATGACCTGATTGGCGCGCGCAGCAATGGCTTACAGGCGGTGGCGGTGGGGTATGGGTTTGGTAGCCGGGAAGAACTGATGGCAGAAGAGCCGGCCTACCACTTTGCGACCTTGGCCGAGATGCATCAGGCATTCATCAAGGCTTGA
- a CDS encoding aminopeptidase: protein MQRSGPGALDRVFTRLVPLLGAILLNGCSSVAYYGQLAEGQFQLLRARQPVAQVVADPATSPQLRSRLAHAEQARVFASEQLKLPDNRSYRVYADIARPYVVWNVFATPELSLQPVTHCFPIAGCVAYRGYYQQGAARGAAALMRQDGLDVYVGGVEAYSTLGWFDDPILSSMVGWGDERLATLIFHELAHQRFYVQDDTEFNESFASFVEQEGTRQWRAARGLAAIGENQGRQRDQFIRLVLASRERLQAIYAGPLDDAHKRLAKQAEFERLRREYRQMRDGQWGGDKRYDAWMYGPMSNAKLLPFGLYDQWVPAFAAVFREVGGDWLRFYQRVEQLGRLPIEERKAALQRLVVSL from the coding sequence ATGCAGCGCTCAGGCCCTGGGGCACTCGACCGCGTTTTCACCCGTTTGGTTCCCCTGCTGGGGGCGATCCTGCTGAACGGTTGCAGCAGCGTCGCCTACTATGGGCAGCTGGCCGAGGGGCAGTTTCAGTTGCTGCGTGCGCGTCAGCCTGTTGCGCAGGTGGTGGCCGACCCGGCCACGTCACCGCAATTACGCTCGCGTCTTGCGCACGCTGAACAGGCGCGGGTTTTCGCCAGCGAGCAGTTGAAACTGCCGGATAACCGTAGCTATCGGGTGTATGCCGACATAGCCCGGCCTTATGTGGTGTGGAATGTGTTCGCCACGCCCGAACTGTCGCTGCAGCCGGTGACGCACTGTTTCCCGATTGCCGGGTGCGTGGCTTATCGCGGTTACTACCAGCAAGGTGCAGCACGCGGGGCGGCGGCGTTGATGCGCCAAGACGGCCTGGATGTGTATGTCGGTGGCGTGGAGGCTTATTCGACCCTGGGCTGGTTCGACGACCCGATCTTGTCATCGATGGTGGGTTGGGGTGATGAACGCCTGGCGACGTTAATTTTTCATGAGCTGGCCCACCAGCGCTTTTATGTGCAAGACGATACCGAGTTCAACGAATCGTTTGCCTCGTTCGTAGAGCAGGAAGGCACACGCCAATGGCGTGCGGCGCGAGGGCTGGCTGCCATTGGCGAAAACCAGGGGCGCCAGCGTGACCAGTTCATCCGCCTGGTGCTGGCCAGCCGCGAGCGGTTGCAGGCGATTTATGCCGGGCCGCTGGACGATGCACACAAGCGGCTGGCCAAGCAGGCCGAGTTTGAGCGTTTGAGGCGTGAGTACCGGCAGATGCGTGATGGCCAGTGGGGCGGCGACAAGCGCTATGACGCCTGGATGTATGGGCCGATGAGTAATGCCAAGTTGTTGCCGTTCGGGCTTTATGACCAGTGGGTGCCGGCGTTTGCGGCGGTGTTTCGTGAGGTGGGTGGGGACTGGCTTCGGTTTTACCAGCGGGTCGAGCAGTTGGGGCGGTTGCCGATTGAAGAAAGGAAAGCGGCGCTGCAGCGTCTGGTGGTTAGCCTGTGA
- a CDS encoding gamma carbonic anhydrase family protein: protein MAIRSFQQHTPKVGLRAFVDRSAVVLGDVEIGEDSSIWPMTVVRGDMHRIRIGARTSVQDASVLHITHAGPFNPDGFPLIIGDEVTIGHKVMLHGCTLGNRILVGMGSTIMDGAIVEDEVIIGAGSLVPPGKRLVSGYLYMGSPVKQARLLNDKERAFFSYSAGNYVKLKDQHLAEGYDQPE from the coding sequence ATGGCCATCCGAAGCTTCCAGCAACACACTCCGAAAGTGGGACTCCGTGCCTTCGTCGACCGTTCGGCGGTGGTGCTGGGCGACGTGGAGATTGGTGAAGACAGCTCGATCTGGCCCATGACCGTGGTGCGCGGCGACATGCACCGCATCCGCATCGGTGCGCGCACCAGCGTGCAGGACGCCAGCGTGCTGCACATCACCCACGCCGGCCCGTTCAACCCGGACGGCTTCCCGCTGATCATCGGTGACGAAGTGACCATTGGCCATAAGGTGATGCTGCATGGCTGCACCCTGGGCAACCGCATCCTGGTCGGCATGGGCAGCACCATCATGGATGGCGCCATCGTTGAAGACGAAGTGATCATCGGTGCAGGCAGCCTGGTACCGCCGGGCAAACGCCTGGTCAGTGGTTACCTGTACATGGGCAGCCCGGTGAAACAGGCCAGGTTGCTGAACGACAAAGAGCGCGCGTTCTTCTCCTACAGCGCCGGCAACTACGTGAAGCTCAAGGACCAGCACCTGGCCGAAGGCTACGACCAACCGGAATAA
- a CDS encoding NAD(P)-dependent oxidoreductase: MKNAETPVFKLVLFGPESSLGKAMMAELLSRQHEVTAVVDDLNRHTARPGLHFKIGGLDDADQAEQGAAGGSAVIALLSALAPGDLPGQARLSEALVAGLERTTIRRLLLVGDFAVLDEPAKYSEVERAYVDQVVDRLQRSALHWTLINMPQALPDEGWARVAAGMADMLELDLHRGEHLNFVV, encoded by the coding sequence GTGAAAAACGCCGAAACCCCAGTATTCAAACTGGTCCTGTTCGGGCCTGAAAGCAGCCTGGGCAAAGCCATGATGGCCGAGCTGCTGTCGCGCCAGCACGAAGTCACCGCCGTGGTCGATGACCTCAACCGCCATACCGCACGCCCGGGCCTGCACTTCAAGATAGGCGGGCTGGACGATGCCGACCAGGCAGAGCAGGGCGCGGCAGGCGGCTCGGCGGTAATTGCCCTGTTGTCGGCGCTGGCGCCAGGTGACTTGCCGGGGCAAGCACGCCTGAGCGAGGCGCTGGTGGCGGGGCTTGAGCGTACGACTATACGCCGGCTGTTGCTGGTGGGCGATTTCGCTGTGCTGGATGAGCCGGCCAAGTACAGTGAGGTAGAGCGGGCATATGTGGACCAGGTGGTTGATCGGTTGCAGCGCAGTGCTTTGCACTGGACCTTGATCAATATGCCGCAGGCGTTGCCCGATGAGGGGTGGGCACGCGTGGCGGCGGGGATGGCGGATATGCTGGAACTGGACCTGCACCGGGGCGAGCATCTGAACTTTGTGGTCTAG
- a CDS encoding DUF883 family protein: protein MHRNSLRKSSLESMEAEIESLLKSLENLKHDASEESQKSVKAIRSNAESALKHSRSLLSDAYEEVKTRTRQTGIATREYAQEHPVTTAGVAIGALGLLAAYLLTRRN, encoded by the coding sequence ATGCACCGCAACTCGCTGCGTAAATCATCCCTGGAAAGCATGGAAGCAGAGATCGAGAGCCTTCTGAAAAGCCTGGAAAACCTCAAGCATGACGCATCGGAAGAGTCCCAGAAGTCGGTGAAGGCAATCCGCAGCAATGCCGAAAGCGCGCTGAAACATTCGCGTAGCTTGCTCAGCGATGCCTATGAGGAGGTAAAGACCCGCACTCGCCAGACCGGGATCGCCACCCGTGAGTACGCACAGGAGCACCCGGTTACCACAGCGGGCGTGGCGATTGGCGCCCTGGGTCTGCTGGCGGCCTACCTGCTGACCCGTCGCAACTAA
- a CDS encoding PA0061/PA0062 family lipoprotein, with product MRALLVAGSLLLISACSTLPAPDPNQAWIDLTPYDNTSLDAVQVDERDWADSRYFEVQPGSHELTVRYQFPVTPSNIGPVDEPLWRDCQVKLTFKDFGAGQRYQLHAGSIGFRPWIKLYDDQQKMVGQGLPAGCQRT from the coding sequence ATGCGTGCATTGCTGGTCGCCGGTTCACTGTTGCTGATATCCGCCTGTTCCACGTTGCCAGCCCCGGACCCGAACCAGGCCTGGATCGACCTCACCCCCTACGACAACACTTCGCTGGACGCCGTGCAGGTCGATGAACGTGACTGGGCCGACAGCCGCTATTTCGAAGTACAGCCCGGCAGCCACGAGCTGACCGTGCGCTATCAGTTCCCGGTCACTCCCAGCAATATCGGCCCGGTCGACGAGCCGTTGTGGCGCGATTGCCAGGTCAAACTCACCTTCAAGGACTTCGGCGCCGGCCAGCGCTATCAGCTGCACGCTGGCAGTATCGGCTTCCGTCCCTGGATCAAGCTCTACGACGACCAGCAAAAAATGGTCGGCCAAGGCTTACCGGCAGGCTGCCAACGCACCTGA
- the trpB gene encoding tryptophan synthase subunit beta produces the protein MTQSQYRPGPDANGLFGSFGGRYVAETLMPLVLDLAREYEAAKADPKFLEELAYFQRDYIGRPNPLYFAERLTEHCGGAKIFFKREELNHTGAHKVNNCIGQVLLAKRMGKKRLIAETGAGMHGVATATVAARFGLPCVIYMGATDIERQQANVFRMKLLGAEIVPVTAGTGTLKDAMNEALRDWVTNVEDTFYLIGTVAGPHPYPAMVRDFQSIIGKETRAQLQEKEGRLPDSLVACVGGGSNAMGLFHEFLEEPSVQIIGVEAGGHGVHTDKHAASLNGGVPGVLHGNRTYLLQDSDGQITDAHSISAGLDYPGIGPEHAYLHEVKRVEYVSITDDEALDAFHASCRLEGIIPALESSHALAEAIKRAPKLPKDHLMVVCLSGRGDKDMQTVMSHMAAQEKQA, from the coding sequence ATGACCCAGTCCCAATACCGCCCCGGCCCCGACGCCAATGGCCTGTTCGGCTCGTTCGGCGGCCGCTACGTGGCCGAAACCCTGATGCCACTGGTGCTGGACCTGGCCCGCGAATATGAAGCGGCCAAGGCAGACCCCAAGTTTCTCGAAGAGCTGGCCTACTTCCAGCGTGACTACATCGGCCGCCCCAACCCGCTGTACTTCGCCGAGCGCCTGACCGAGCACTGTGGCGGTGCAAAGATCTTCTTCAAGCGTGAAGAGCTCAACCACACCGGCGCGCACAAGGTGAACAACTGCATCGGCCAGGTGCTGCTGGCCAAGCGCATGGGCAAAAAGCGCCTGATCGCCGAAACCGGCGCCGGCATGCACGGCGTGGCCACCGCCACCGTCGCTGCCCGCTTCGGCCTGCCGTGCGTGATCTACATGGGCGCTACCGACATCGAGCGCCAGCAGGCCAACGTGTTCCGCATGAAACTGCTGGGCGCCGAAATCGTCCCGGTCACGGCCGGTACCGGCACCCTGAAAGACGCCATGAACGAAGCCCTGCGCGACTGGGTCACCAACGTCGAAGACACCTTCTACCTGATCGGCACTGTCGCTGGCCCTCACCCGTACCCGGCCATGGTCCGCGACTTCCAGTCGATCATCGGCAAAGAAACCCGCGCCCAGCTGCAAGAGAAGGAAGGCCGCCTGCCAGACAGCCTGGTTGCCTGCGTGGGTGGTGGTTCCAACGCCATGGGCCTGTTCCATGAGTTCCTCGAAGAACCAAGCGTACAGATCATCGGCGTCGAAGCCGGTGGCCACGGCGTGCACACCGACAAGCACGCCGCCAGCCTGAACGGCGGCGTGCCGGGTGTACTGCACGGCAACCGCACCTACCTGCTGCAAGACTCGGACGGCCAGATCACTGACGCCCACTCGATTTCTGCAGGCCTGGACTACCCGGGTATCGGCCCTGAACACGCCTACCTGCACGAAGTGAAACGTGTCGAATACGTCAGCATCACCGATGACGAAGCGCTGGATGCGTTCCACGCCAGCTGCCGCCTGGAAGGCATCATTCCAGCTCTGGAAAGCTCCCACGCCTTGGCCGAAGCCATCAAGCGCGCGCCGAAGCTGCCCAAGGACCACCTGATGGTGGTGTGCCTGTCGGGCCGCGGCGACAAAGACATGCAAACCGTCATGAGCCACATGGCCGCCCAGGAGAAACAGGCATGA
- the trpA gene encoding tryptophan synthase subunit alpha, translating into MSRLEQRFAELKAEGRSALVTFVTAGDPGYDASLQILKGLPAAGADVIELGMPFTDPMADGVAIQLATLRALEAGQTLAKTLQMVREFRVDNHTTPIVLMGYYNPIHRFGVDTFVAEAKEAGVDGLIIVDLPPEHDAELATPAQAAGIDFIRLTTPTTDDARLPRVLERSSGFVYYVSVAGVTGAGSATTEHVTEAIARLRRHTDLPISVGFGIRTPEQAANIARLADGVVVGSALVDKIAQAKSADQAVTDVLSLCSALAEGVRSARN; encoded by the coding sequence ATGAGCCGTCTTGAACAACGCTTCGCCGAACTTAAGGCCGAAGGCCGTTCGGCACTGGTCACCTTCGTCACCGCGGGTGACCCGGGCTACGACGCCTCGCTGCAGATCCTCAAGGGCCTGCCAGCAGCCGGCGCCGATGTGATCGAACTGGGCATGCCGTTCACCGACCCGATGGCCGACGGCGTGGCCATCCAGCTGGCCACCTTGCGCGCGCTGGAAGCTGGCCAGACCTTGGCCAAAACCCTGCAGATGGTGCGCGAGTTCCGTGTGGATAACCACACCACGCCAATCGTGCTGATGGGCTACTACAACCCGATCCACCGCTTTGGTGTGGACACGTTCGTGGCAGAAGCCAAGGAAGCGGGCGTCGATGGCCTGATCATCGTCGACCTGCCGCCAGAGCACGACGCCGAACTGGCCACCCCGGCCCAGGCTGCAGGCATCGACTTCATTCGCCTGACCACCCCGACCACCGACGATGCGCGCCTGCCGCGCGTGCTGGAGCGCAGCTCCGGGTTCGTCTATTACGTGTCGGTGGCCGGTGTGACCGGTGCCGGCTCAGCGACCACCGAGCACGTGACCGAGGCCATTGCCCGCCTGCGCCGGCATACCGATCTGCCAATCAGCGTGGGTTTCGGCATTCGTACCCCGGAGCAAGCTGCGAACATCGCCCGTCTGGCGGATGGTGTAGTGGTGGGCTCGGCGCTGGTCGACAAGATTGCCCAGGCCAAAAGTGCCGATCAGGCGGTGACTGATGTATTGAGCCTGTGCTCGGCACTGGCTGAAGGCGTGCGCTCAGCTCGCAATTGA
- a CDS encoding LLM class flavin-dependent oxidoreductase, translating to MTQLRDLKISTLDLVPVRADAGPAQSLRNSLDLAQHVERFGYNRFWVAEHHNMDGIASSATSVLIGYLAGGTSTIRVGSGGVMLPNHAPLVIAEQFGTLASLYPGRIDLGLGRAPGSDQMTAYALRRDRAGGPDDFPDDVEELSRYLGPRTDDQKVIAVPGHDTDVPMWLLGSSLFSAQLAGMRGMPYAFASHFAPRYMHEAIRVYRNHFKPSTTLDKPYVMLGIPMVVAETDERAEYLATSVYQRILALIRGQSLMQKPPVESMDGLWLPHERDTVGSFLGLAMIGSPQKVRAKVEVLLEQTGADELIFTCDLYEHADRIRSYELLAQALKTA from the coding sequence ATGACGCAGCTGCGTGACCTGAAAATATCCACCCTCGACCTGGTGCCCGTGCGCGCCGATGCAGGCCCGGCGCAATCGCTGCGCAACTCGCTGGACCTGGCGCAACACGTCGAGCGTTTTGGCTACAACCGCTTCTGGGTGGCCGAGCACCACAACATGGACGGCATCGCCAGTTCAGCGACTTCGGTGCTGATCGGCTACCTGGCCGGGGGTACTTCGACCATTCGCGTGGGCTCGGGCGGGGTGATGCTGCCCAACCACGCACCGCTGGTGATCGCCGAGCAATTCGGCACCCTGGCCAGCTTGTACCCGGGGCGTATCGACCTGGGCCTGGGCCGTGCGCCGGGTTCAGACCAGATGACGGCTTATGCTTTGCGCCGCGACCGTGCTGGCGGCCCGGACGACTTCCCGGACGATGTCGAGGAGCTGTCGCGCTACCTCGGCCCACGTACCGACGATCAAAAAGTGATCGCCGTGCCGGGGCACGACACTGACGTGCCAATGTGGCTGCTGGGTTCCAGCCTGTTCAGCGCCCAGCTGGCAGGCATGCGCGGCATGCCCTATGCCTTCGCTTCGCACTTTGCGCCGCGCTACATGCACGAGGCCATTCGCGTGTACCGCAATCATTTCAAGCCATCGACCACACTGGACAAGCCGTATGTGATGCTGGGCATCCCCATGGTGGTGGCAGAAACCGACGAAAGGGCCGAATACCTGGCCACCTCGGTGTACCAGCGCATCCTGGCGCTGATTCGCGGCCAGAGCCTGATGCAGAAGCCGCCGGTAGAAAGCATGGATGGGCTGTGGTTGCCCCATGAGCGGGATACGGTTGGCAGTTTCCTCGGCCTGGCGATGATCGGCAGCCCGCAGAAGGTAAGGGCCAAGGTGGAGGTGCTGCTGGAGCAGACCGGGGCGGACGAGCTGATCTTTACCTGTGACCTGTATGAGCATGCGGACCGGATCCGGTCCTATGAGCTGTTGGCGCAGGCCCTCAAGACCGCCTGA
- a CDS encoding dodecin, with product MTDHHTYKKIELVGSSPTSIEDAINNALAEAGKSIKHLEWFEVVDTRGHIRDNKAAHFQVTLKVGFRIANS from the coding sequence ATGACTGACCATCACACGTACAAGAAGATCGAGCTGGTGGGCTCCTCGCCAACCAGTATCGAAGACGCAATCAACAATGCCCTGGCTGAAGCCGGCAAGAGCATCAAGCACCTGGAATGGTTCGAAGTGGTGGATACCCGTGGGCATATCCGCGACAACAAGGCGGCGCACTTCCAGGTCACGTTGAAGGTGGGCTTCCGTATCGCCAATAGCTGA
- a CDS encoding OsmC family protein, with product MKKTASAIWQGGLKDGKGLLSTESGALKQNPYGFNTRFEGTPGTNPEELIGAAHAGCFSMALSMMLGEAGLTADRIDTAAEVTLDKQPDGFAITAVHLVLRAKVPGASEAQFLDIAKKAKEGCPVSKVLNAKISLDAALVG from the coding sequence ATGAAAAAGACAGCATCGGCGATCTGGCAAGGTGGCTTGAAAGATGGCAAGGGCCTGCTCTCTACCGAAAGCGGGGCGCTCAAGCAGAACCCGTATGGCTTCAACACCCGTTTCGAGGGTACACCTGGAACCAACCCGGAGGAGCTGATTGGCGCGGCGCATGCCGGCTGTTTCTCGATGGCGTTGTCGATGATGCTTGGGGAAGCAGGGCTGACAGCGGACCGGATCGACACCGCTGCCGAGGTGACACTCGACAAGCAGCCTGACGGTTTTGCCATTACGGCCGTGCATCTGGTGCTCAGGGCCAAGGTGCCTGGGGCCAGCGAGGCGCAGTTCCTGGACATTGCCAAAAAGGCCAAGGAAGGGTGCCCGGTGTCCAAGGTGCTGAACGCCAAAATCAGCCTGGATGCGGCGCTCGTGGGCTGA
- a CDS encoding DOPA 4,5-dioxygenase family protein, translated as MQRIKGYHAHVYYDAATMEQARELCEEATRLFPVTMGRMHQKPVGPHPDWSCQLAFGPEVVGVVLPWLALYRKGLVVFMHPETGDELADHRDHAIWMGAVRPLKLSIFGG; from the coding sequence GTGCAGAGGATCAAGGGTTACCACGCCCACGTTTATTACGACGCAGCGACCATGGAGCAGGCGCGGGAGCTGTGCGAGGAGGCGACGCGGCTGTTTCCCGTGACCATGGGGCGCATGCATCAAAAGCCGGTGGGGCCGCATCCGGACTGGAGCTGCCAGCTGGCGTTCGGGCCTGAAGTGGTGGGGGTGGTTTTGCCTTGGTTGGCGCTGTACCGCAAGGGTTTGGTGGTATTCATGCACCCCGAAACCGGGGATGAACTGGCGGACCACCGGGATCATGCGATCTGGATGGGGGCCGTGCGGCCATTGAAGCTGTCGATATTTGGTGGGTAG
- a CDS encoding choline sulfate utilization transcriptional regulator, whose translation MFEHLAELSLDTLRVFEAAARLRGFTAAALELGTTQPAVSQQVKRLEAQLGTRLFDRIYRGIELTEAGQLLFEQVHQGLQAMDDGISQASGRGQREVLQVATDFAFAAFWLMPRLQRFHEAYPQVDVSLVTGERSQGMLRPDVDVAVLFGDGRFHQGESRWLFDEEVFPVCSPRLTDGKPLSAVGLQRLPLLHLKGEQASRWFDWAGVFRGFGVASPPPAGQLRFDNYTLLIQAAIAGQGVAIGWGHLVDGLVEQGLLCRPLQGSLRSQRGYYAVLPPRKRRGALIERFVGWLEDERSL comes from the coding sequence ATGTTTGAGCACCTTGCCGAGCTGTCGCTGGATACCTTGCGTGTGTTCGAAGCCGCGGCCCGCCTGCGGGGGTTTACAGCTGCGGCGCTGGAGCTGGGCACCACGCAACCGGCAGTAAGCCAGCAGGTGAAACGCCTGGAAGCCCAGCTGGGCACGCGCCTATTCGACCGTATTTATCGGGGCATCGAGCTCACCGAGGCCGGCCAGCTGTTGTTTGAACAGGTACACCAGGGCCTGCAAGCCATGGATGACGGCATTTCCCAGGCCAGCGGGCGCGGTCAGCGCGAAGTGCTGCAGGTGGCCACCGACTTTGCCTTTGCCGCGTTCTGGCTGATGCCAAGGCTGCAACGCTTTCACGAGGCTTATCCACAGGTGGATGTGAGCCTGGTGACCGGTGAACGCAGCCAGGGGATGTTGCGCCCGGACGTGGATGTGGCGGTGCTGTTTGGTGATGGGCGCTTTCATCAGGGTGAAAGCCGCTGGCTGTTCGATGAGGAAGTGTTCCCGGTGTGCAGCCCCCGGCTGACCGATGGCAAACCCTTGTCAGCCGTGGGTTTGCAACGATTGCCCTTGCTGCATTTGAAGGGCGAGCAGGCCAGCCGCTGGTTTGACTGGGCCGGCGTTTTTCGCGGGTTTGGCGTGGCCAGCCCACCGCCTGCGGGGCAGTTGCGGTTCGATAACTATACGTTGCTGATTCAGGCAGCGATTGCCGGGCAAGGGGTGGCGATCGGTTGGGGGCACCTGGTGGATGGGTTGGTGGAGCAAGGGTTGCTGTGCCGGCCGCTGCAGGGGAGTTTGCGCTCGCAGCGCGGTTATTACGCGGTGCTGCCGCCGCGCAAGCGGCGTGGGGCGCTGATCGAGCGGTTTGTGGGGTGGCTGGAGGATGAGCGCAGCCTTTGA
- a CDS encoding LysR family transcriptional regulator: MAHDLPPLNALRAFEATARLNSVSQAAEALHVTHGAVSRQIKVLEEHLGVALFVKDGRGIKLTDAGVRLRDASGEAFDRLRSVCTELSRDVSEAPFVLGCSGSLLARWFIPRLGRLKADLPELRLHLSAGEGDLDPRRPGLDALLVYAEPPWPADMQVHVLAEERIGPVLSPHFAGFDRLRDAPAKALLDEALLHTTSRPQAWPTWAGQQGLDPAGLQYGQAFEHLYYLLEAAVAGLGVAIAPQPLVADDLRAGRLSAPWGFSPTRAALALWVPRRAADGRAEQLAQWLRRELERQAA; the protein is encoded by the coding sequence ATGGCCCACGATCTCCCTCCCCTGAATGCTCTGCGCGCCTTCGAGGCTACCGCCAGGCTTAACAGCGTCAGCCAGGCGGCTGAAGCGCTGCATGTTACCCATGGCGCTGTCAGTCGGCAGATCAAGGTGCTGGAGGAGCACCTGGGGGTGGCGCTTTTCGTCAAGGACGGGCGTGGCATCAAACTCACAGATGCCGGTGTGCGTCTGCGCGATGCCAGCGGTGAGGCCTTCGACCGGTTGCGCAGCGTGTGTACTGAACTCAGCCGCGATGTCAGCGAGGCGCCATTTGTGCTGGGCTGCTCGGGGAGCCTGCTGGCGCGTTGGTTTATCCCAAGGCTTGGTCGCCTGAAGGCGGATTTGCCTGAGCTGCGCCTGCACTTGTCCGCCGGTGAAGGTGATCTCGACCCACGTCGTCCAGGGCTCGATGCATTGCTGGTGTACGCTGAACCCCCGTGGCCGGCGGACATGCAGGTGCATGTGCTGGCTGAGGAGCGTATCGGGCCGGTACTTAGCCCGCATTTTGCCGGCTTCGATCGCTTGCGAGATGCGCCCGCCAAAGCCCTGCTGGACGAGGCCCTGTTGCATACCACCTCGCGGCCACAAGCATGGCCGACATGGGCAGGGCAACAGGGATTGGACCCGGCCGGGTTGCAGTATGGCCAGGCATTCGAGCATTTGTACTATTTGCTGGAGGCTGCGGTTGCTGGCCTTGGGGTGGCCATCGCGCCACAACCACTGGTGGCTGATGACTTGCGGGCCGGGCGCCTCAGCGCGCCATGGGGCTTTTCCCCTACCCGCGCAGCGCTGGCCTTGTGGGTGCCCCGGCGCGCCGCAGATGGGCGCGCCGAGCAGTTGGCGCAGTGGCTGCGCCGCGAATTGGAACGGCAGGCGGCTTAG
- a CDS encoding DUF1161 domain-containing protein, which translates to MIRVAIAVLASLVAASTLAAVKPCEELKAEIEAKIQAQGVPSYTLEIVPNSEVKDQNMVVGTCDGGTKKIIYQKNDQ; encoded by the coding sequence ATGATTCGCGTAGCAATCGCCGTGTTGGCTTCCCTGGTCGCCGCATCCACGTTGGCGGCAGTCAAGCCGTGCGAGGAGCTCAAGGCTGAGATCGAGGCCAAGATCCAGGCTCAGGGTGTGCCGTCCTACACCCTGGAGATCGTGCCCAACAGTGAGGTCAAGGACCAGAACATGGTCGTCGGTACTTGCGATGGCGGCACGAAGAAGATCATTTACCAGAAGAATGATCAGTAG
- a CDS encoding PA0061/PA0062 family lipoprotein has protein sequence MRQPMMLIALSALGACASPLPPVDPKQAWVDLYTMTPGRVIMADRLDGKRLEDGRYFQVTPGKHELVVRFDYEIYSGGIMSEPRDRTCYLTVRFDDFKAGERYRLEARAPVMEPQVLLYDASRKVLVNEPSNVFCIP, from the coding sequence ATGCGCCAGCCCATGATGCTGATCGCCCTCAGTGCACTGGGGGCTTGCGCCAGCCCCTTGCCACCCGTCGACCCCAAACAGGCCTGGGTCGATCTGTACACCATGACCCCTGGCCGGGTGATCATGGCCGACCGCCTCGATGGCAAGCGCCTGGAGGACGGCCGTTACTTCCAGGTAACGCCGGGCAAGCACGAACTGGTGGTGCGCTTTGATTACGAAATCTATTCAGGCGGCATCATGTCTGAACCCAGGGACCGAACCTGCTACCTGACCGTGCGCTTTGACGACTTCAAGGCCGGCGAGCGTTACCGCCTGGAAGCGCGGGCGCCGGTGATGGAACCGCAGGTGCTGCTGTATGACGCGAGCCGCAAGGTACTGGTGAACGAGCCTAGCAACGTGTTCTGCATTCCGTGA
- a CDS encoding DUF1161 domain-containing protein, translating into MNKLILALGLMTLAGGALAAGKPCEELKAEIAAKLDAKGVTGYKLEIVNKGEPAGKVIGSCEAGTKEIVYRRG; encoded by the coding sequence ATGAATAAACTGATTCTGGCGCTTGGCCTGATGACACTGGCCGGTGGTGCGCTGGCGGCGGGCAAGCCGTGCGAGGAACTGAAGGCGGAGATTGCCGCCAAGCTCGATGCCAAAGGGGTTACTGGCTACAAGCTGGAGATCGTCAACAAGGGCGAGCCGGCCGGCAAGGTGATTGGCAGCTGCGAGGCGGGTACCAAAGAGATTGTGTACCGTCGCGGTTGA